In Atribacterota bacterium, one DNA window encodes the following:
- a CDS encoding metal ABC transporter substrate-binding protein yields the protein MFRTIPMLFVVIILFFVVASGAQEAPLTIAASIPPLCDFVKQVGGERVEVIQLVPNGFNPHAYEPTPRDVQKMAQAKVVFLVGLGFDTVFEKLLQGVDETKPVVLVGEGLEILSEEEDGKVFPDPHVWVSLRNAQQIVDTITRSLSTLDPERKAWYEERASGYKKKLQQLDAWFVTEIEKMQNRSFVASHNAWSYMARDYGLLLQGVIEKAPEREPTPQELRELIETMNNEGVRVVFAEPQFNQKIAQVLAQETKSTIIELDPLGVFPDTPYLELMQRNFMQILKGLSANTKTESY from the coding sequence ATGTTTCGAACGATACCTATGCTGTTCGTTGTAATCATTCTCTTTTTTGTGGTCGCTTCCGGAGCTCAGGAAGCGCCGCTCACGATTGCTGCCTCCATCCCGCCGCTCTGTGACTTTGTAAAACAGGTAGGTGGGGAACGGGTAGAAGTCATCCAGCTGGTTCCCAATGGTTTTAATCCCCATGCGTATGAACCGACTCCAAGAGATGTGCAAAAAATGGCCCAGGCAAAGGTGGTTTTTCTGGTGGGTTTAGGCTTTGACACCGTCTTTGAAAAACTCCTCCAAGGTGTGGATGAAACAAAGCCCGTAGTGTTAGTCGGTGAAGGACTCGAAATCCTTTCCGAAGAGGAAGATGGGAAAGTATTTCCCGACCCCCATGTTTGGGTTTCTCTGCGCAACGCCCAGCAAATCGTCGACACCATTACCCGATCCCTTTCTACCCTCGATCCAGAAAGAAAGGCCTGGTATGAGGAACGGGCCAGCGGGTACAAGAAGAAACTGCAGCAACTCGATGCCTGGTTTGTGACGGAAATCGAAAAGATGCAAAACCGTAGTTTTGTTGCCTCTCACAATGCCTGGTCATATATGGCACGAGACTATGGTCTTCTTCTTCAGGGCGTCATTGAAAAGGCTCCAGAAAGAGAACCAACCCCTCAGGAACTCCGGGAACTCATCGAGACCATGAATAATGAGGGAGTGCGAGTAGTATTTGCAGAACCGCAGTTCAATCAGAAAATTGCTCAGGTTCTCGCTCAGGAAACAAAAAGTACGATCATTGAGCTTGACCCCCTGGGGGTGTTTCCTGACACTCCGTACCTTGAACTCATGCAGAGAAACTTCATGCAAATTTTGAAAGGACTGAGTGCCAATACCAAGACAGAGAGCTATTGA